One window of Phycisphaeraceae bacterium genomic DNA carries:
- a CDS encoding rhomboid family intramembrane serine protease, whose amino-acid sequence MNTWIIAVNVAIFVIGAFWLRPGVPLLYGVEGAGDGVEAREFYLPNGGKADRSAVTTPDMKLIRPLFDRDTQQVVGTAYYTVQRPLEGWGHFSTATILQGQVWRFITFQFLHANVMHLFFNMLGLYVFGPTVERYLGGQRYLAFYLVTGIFGGVLYLLLNLLGIAAYAMGLPAVPGLLFHMTTTPLIGASAGVFGVIMACAKIEPETVVQLIIPPIALKMRTFAYGFVVLSMVQLFMGAKNAGGEAAHLGGAIAGYFFIRNAHLLQDFFDVFSDSRKPQKPRKQGGGWSWLRSGADSDVEVDRILEKVRVSGVSSLTEKERRVLARDTERLRGRGV is encoded by the coding sequence GTGAACACGTGGATCATCGCGGTGAACGTCGCCATATTTGTCATCGGCGCGTTCTGGCTGCGGCCCGGCGTTCCGCTGCTCTACGGGGTTGAAGGAGCCGGAGACGGAGTTGAAGCGCGTGAGTTTTATCTTCCCAACGGAGGGAAGGCGGACCGGTCTGCGGTGACAACTCCGGACATGAAACTGATTCGTCCGCTCTTTGACCGGGACACGCAGCAGGTTGTGGGCACTGCCTACTACACAGTGCAGCGGCCGCTGGAAGGTTGGGGGCACTTTTCCACCGCGACGATCCTGCAGGGACAAGTCTGGCGGTTCATCACGTTCCAGTTTCTGCACGCCAACGTGATGCACCTGTTCTTCAACATGCTGGGTCTGTACGTCTTCGGCCCGACGGTGGAGAGGTATCTCGGCGGGCAACGCTATCTGGCTTTCTATCTCGTCACCGGCATTTTCGGCGGCGTCCTGTATTTGTTGCTGAATTTGCTCGGGATTGCCGCGTACGCAATGGGCTTGCCCGCTGTTCCCGGCCTGCTTTTCCACATGACGACCACGCCTCTGATCGGCGCTTCCGCCGGCGTCTTCGGCGTCATCATGGCATGCGCCAAGATCGAGCCCGAAACCGTTGTTCAATTGATTATCCCCCCGATCGCTCTCAAGATGCGGACGTTTGCGTACGGGTTCGTCGTGCTCTCCATGGTCCAGTTGTTCATGGGGGCAAAGAACGCCGGCGGCGAAGCCGCGCACCTCGGCGGCGCGATCGCCGGTTACTTCTTCATACGAAATGCGCACCTCTTGCAGGATTTCTTCGATGTCTTTTCGGATTCGAGAAAGCCGCAAAAACCGCGAAAGCAGGGGGGCGGCTGGTCCTGGCTTCGAAGCGGCGCCGACTCCGATGTCGAGGTGGACAGAATCCTCGAAAAGGTGCGAGTCAGCGGCGTTTCAAGCCTGACGGAGAAAGAGCGCCGAGTTCTGGCCCGCGACACGGAACGTTTGCGCGGTCGCGGCGTCTGA
- a CDS encoding UvrD-helicase domain-containing protein, producing the protein MTAPASVILASAGSGKTFELAGRYVRALLESGGLPDKILATTFTRKAAGEMFAKVLERLIGASKGDNVAAGSLGCTPQEARELALGLARRIDRVRVQTLDSYFAEIGRFGASELGLTPGWRILDEVEVDETREQAIDLLCSRVEARALLRIIESMNNGGLPMRPRAELIRRAIELHDAFVDSGGTAEKWGVIRGDESAVLDSESISAQIAALGALPPVLTNEGSPHKGFARARDELASAARSRDWERFLDQTVTKAALEGKPYSRCQIPAAMREILLKLARHGTAAIASALAESSRAAGGLIQAFDSAYLETKRAENGVTFDDLPRLMLALSPEESEWVSYRMDGQVDHLLLDEFQDTSRVQYRVLEPLLRELTSGAGSVGARRSLFAVGDVKQSLYNWRGAVPELLEGLSSRLRLGSPETRAKSWRSSQAVLDAVNHVFGSIRSNPALGDYSRIAERWAANFHPHAAALDSDGLARIEQVRLAGDGEDAQGLVADRAIERVQEIHRAHPDWSIAILARTNSVIPGVIHRLKKADILAAQERGHPLMDEGCVSAVVSLLQLAEHPGDSASQFHVGKSALARIVGMNSPLDSSVATRVASDIRARIARDGIAGLIEWLRDDLGAELSARASSRLEHLERIALDFDAKPRGRIPEFIRLVHETAIVDASAGEVSVLTVHKAKGLEWDAVVLLDLERRWKGRVPAVVVDRGEEGESDPLAPVRAVSLWPNAAVQACHSDLTAVADRWHARNIREAISGLYVAMTRAKRRLEMIVMNEQQPRQQLSSARVLRAAVGGPAFGAQAAELFCWKHQAKNRERLSPREAPVGKTVSCKLSLSLERRETRPGAAPSLKSESRDAGAILREPTANLGARRRGDLWHAWMESVEWLEDWKASDRELAATAERLGCTDQECREQQELLRESLRGPIGAALSRKRYSNRSGTLRVLREWPLAWNDQGLVRGRVDRVVVGIEQDRPAWAEVIDFKTDNVGKEEIADAMGAYRAQIEAYRRAVCRAFRLKPAQVAGLLLFVKPGVIAEVFSGGQNSKG; encoded by the coding sequence ATGACCGCTCCCGCCTCTGTGATTCTCGCTTCCGCGGGCTCCGGAAAAACGTTTGAGCTCGCGGGTCGCTACGTGCGGGCGCTCCTCGAATCGGGCGGATTGCCCGACAAGATCCTCGCAACAACGTTCACGCGCAAGGCCGCGGGCGAGATGTTCGCCAAAGTACTCGAGCGATTGATCGGGGCAAGCAAGGGAGACAATGTCGCCGCGGGGAGTCTCGGTTGCACTCCGCAAGAGGCGCGCGAGCTGGCGCTCGGTTTGGCACGCCGCATCGATCGCGTTCGCGTTCAAACGCTCGATTCGTACTTCGCGGAGATAGGTCGTTTCGGCGCCTCGGAACTTGGCCTGACACCGGGATGGCGGATTCTGGATGAAGTGGAGGTTGACGAAACGCGTGAACAGGCAATCGATCTGCTTTGCTCAAGGGTAGAGGCAAGGGCGCTTCTGCGAATCATCGAATCGATGAATAACGGCGGGTTGCCGATGCGCCCGCGGGCCGAATTGATCCGCCGTGCGATCGAACTCCACGATGCGTTCGTTGACAGCGGAGGCACCGCCGAAAAGTGGGGCGTGATCCGAGGAGATGAATCCGCAGTTCTCGATTCGGAATCGATCAGCGCACAGATCGCGGCTCTCGGGGCGCTTCCGCCCGTGTTGACCAATGAAGGCTCGCCACACAAGGGATTCGCAAGAGCGCGCGATGAGCTCGCCAGTGCCGCGCGAAGTCGCGATTGGGAAAGGTTTCTGGATCAGACGGTCACGAAAGCCGCGCTCGAAGGGAAACCCTATTCGAGGTGCCAAATTCCTGCGGCGATGCGAGAAATCTTGTTGAAACTTGCTCGCCACGGCACGGCCGCCATTGCGTCGGCGCTGGCGGAATCATCGCGTGCCGCGGGCGGACTGATCCAGGCGTTCGACAGCGCGTATCTGGAAACCAAGCGAGCGGAAAACGGTGTGACGTTTGATGATCTGCCGCGGCTCATGCTCGCGCTAAGCCCGGAAGAGAGTGAGTGGGTTTCTTACCGCATGGACGGTCAGGTCGATCACCTGTTGCTGGATGAGTTTCAGGACACGTCGCGCGTGCAGTATCGCGTGCTCGAACCGCTTCTTCGCGAACTCACGAGCGGCGCCGGATCTGTGGGCGCTCGTCGATCACTCTTTGCGGTCGGCGATGTGAAGCAGTCGCTGTATAACTGGCGCGGCGCGGTGCCGGAGTTGCTCGAGGGGCTGAGCTCGCGGCTGCGATTGGGCTCACCGGAGACCCGCGCGAAGAGTTGGCGTTCCTCGCAGGCCGTGCTCGACGCGGTGAACCATGTGTTCGGGTCAATCAGGTCGAATCCTGCGCTCGGCGACTATTCGAGAATCGCGGAGCGCTGGGCGGCGAATTTCCATCCGCACGCCGCCGCCCTTGACAGTGATGGGCTTGCGCGTATCGAGCAAGTCCGCCTCGCGGGCGATGGTGAAGATGCCCAGGGACTGGTCGCAGACCGTGCGATCGAGCGCGTACAAGAAATCCATCGGGCACATCCCGATTGGAGCATCGCAATTCTCGCGCGAACGAACAGCGTGATTCCAGGCGTGATACACCGGCTGAAGAAGGCGGACATTCTGGCGGCGCAGGAGCGCGGTCATCCGCTGATGGACGAAGGATGCGTCAGCGCGGTTGTCAGCCTGCTTCAGCTCGCCGAACACCCCGGCGACAGTGCCTCGCAGTTTCATGTCGGAAAATCAGCCCTGGCGCGCATTGTCGGCATGAATTCACCTCTCGATTCTTCGGTCGCAACGCGTGTGGCCTCCGACATCCGAGCGCGAATTGCGCGGGATGGGATCGCGGGACTGATTGAGTGGCTGCGCGACGATCTGGGTGCCGAACTCTCCGCGCGCGCCTCGTCGCGGCTCGAACATCTCGAGCGGATCGCGCTCGACTTCGATGCAAAGCCTCGGGGGCGAATTCCCGAGTTCATTCGCCTGGTGCACGAGACCGCGATCGTGGATGCGTCGGCGGGAGAGGTCAGCGTGCTCACGGTTCACAAGGCCAAGGGCCTCGAATGGGATGCGGTGGTGCTCCTCGACCTGGAACGCCGCTGGAAGGGACGCGTTCCCGCGGTTGTCGTCGATCGCGGGGAGGAAGGCGAATCCGACCCGCTCGCGCCGGTGCGGGCAGTCTCGCTCTGGCCCAACGCGGCCGTGCAGGCATGTCATTCGGACCTCACGGCTGTGGCGGACCGGTGGCATGCGCGCAATATCCGCGAAGCCATCAGCGGTCTGTACGTTGCGATGACCCGCGCGAAACGCCGGCTCGAGATGATCGTGATGAACGAGCAGCAGCCACGGCAGCAATTATCGAGCGCGAGGGTTTTGCGCGCCGCGGTCGGAGGGCCCGCATTCGGCGCCCAGGCCGCCGAACTCTTTTGCTGGAAGCACCAAGCGAAGAACAGAGAACGCTTGTCCCCCCGAGAAGCGCCGGTCGGCAAGACCGTTTCCTGTAAGCTCAGTTTATCGCTGGAAAGGCGGGAGACTCGCCCGGGAGCGGCTCCGTCTTTGAAATCGGAATCGCGCGACGCCGGGGCAATCCTCCGCGAGCCGACGGCGAATCTCGGTGCGAGACGCCGTGGCGATCTTTGGCACGCCTGGATGGAGAGCGTGGAATGGTTGGAGGATTGGAAAGCATCGGATCGCGAGCTCGCGGCGACGGCCGAGAGATTGGGTTGCACCGATCAGGAATGCCGAGAGCAACAAGAGCTGCTGCGAGAATCTCTGCGCGGCCCGATCGGCGCCGCGCTTTCCAGAAAACGTTATTCAAACCGGTCCGGGACTTTGCGCGTGTTGCGTGAGTGGCCGCTCGCCTGGAACGACCAAGGTCTCGTCCGAGGGAGAGTCGATCGTGTGGTTGTGGGGATTGAACAGGACAGACCCGCCTGGGCCGAAGTGATCGATTTCAAAACGGATAATGTGGGAAAGGAGGAAATCGCAGATGCGATGGGCGCGTATCGAGCACAGATCGAGGCGTATCGACGCGCTGTTTGCCGGGCGTTTCGATTGAAACCGGCGCAGGTTGCAGGCCTGCTCCTCTTTGTGAAGCCGGGAGTCATTGCCGAGGTTTTTTCCGGGGGTCAGAACTCCAAAGGGTGA
- a CDS encoding queuine tRNA-ribosyltransferase, with the protein MKSPIGFEIRARSKVCGARAGVVSTPHGSFQTPAFMPVGTKGSVKGILPAQVEATGAEILLNNTYHLLLRPGPELVAKLGGVHRFMNWQRPILTDSGGYQAYSLSETNTVDDDGVTFRSIVDGATIRFTPERAVEVQNLLGPDILMALDDCPPSIDPRVERPSQARLTSVVKRDTRHSSKRNAKNREYDHIARLDLANERTVRWLERCIRAHARTQDQGLFGIVQGGTDLDRRRWSAERVCALDCPGFAIGGVAVGESAEDIARIVQFTAPLLPDEKPRYLMGVGYERDLYEAVRSGVDMFDCVLPTRNGRNANAFTSRGQIRLRNARYAEDLSPIELGCDCVACAGGTECSFSRGYIRHLFMAEEMLGPILVTLHNLRHFQRFMADLRATIGSDDWSWFENHWPVSKAREPENAPE; encoded by the coding sequence ATGAAGAGTCCGATCGGATTTGAGATCCGGGCGAGGTCAAAGGTTTGCGGCGCACGCGCGGGAGTCGTCTCGACGCCGCACGGCAGCTTTCAAACGCCCGCCTTCATGCCCGTTGGGACGAAGGGGAGCGTGAAGGGAATCCTGCCCGCGCAGGTCGAGGCAACCGGCGCCGAGATTCTGCTGAACAACACCTATCACCTGCTCCTGCGTCCGGGACCGGAGCTCGTCGCCAAATTGGGCGGCGTCCATCGCTTCATGAACTGGCAACGGCCCATTCTCACCGACTCAGGTGGATATCAGGCCTATAGCCTGAGCGAAACCAATACGGTGGACGACGACGGCGTGACATTCCGTTCGATCGTCGACGGAGCTACCATCCGGTTCACCCCGGAGCGCGCCGTCGAGGTGCAGAATCTGCTCGGGCCCGACATCCTGATGGCGCTCGATGACTGTCCACCCTCGATCGATCCGAGAGTCGAACGTCCGAGTCAGGCTCGGCTCACGTCCGTCGTGAAGCGGGACACGCGACATAGTTCCAAGAGAAACGCGAAGAATCGCGAGTACGACCACATCGCGCGGCTCGATCTCGCAAACGAGCGAACTGTGCGATGGCTCGAGCGGTGCATCCGAGCGCATGCACGCACGCAAGATCAAGGACTGTTCGGTATCGTGCAGGGGGGGACTGATCTGGACCGTAGAAGGTGGTCGGCCGAGCGGGTTTGCGCCCTCGATTGTCCGGGCTTCGCAATCGGCGGCGTCGCGGTAGGCGAGAGCGCCGAAGACATCGCCAGGATCGTTCAATTCACCGCCCCGTTGCTCCCCGATGAAAAGCCGCGCTACTTGATGGGGGTCGGATACGAACGAGACCTCTACGAAGCGGTGCGCTCTGGTGTGGACATGTTCGATTGCGTGCTTCCGACCCGCAACGGCCGGAATGCAAACGCCTTTACCTCGCGCGGCCAGATCCGATTGCGAAACGCCAGATACGCCGAAGACTTGTCGCCGATCGAACTCGGTTGCGATTGCGTCGCGTGTGCCGGAGGAACCGAATGCTCATTTTCGCGCGGATACATCAGGCATCTCTTCATGGCGGAAGAAATGCTGGGCCCAATTCTGGTGACGCTCCACAATCTCCGCCACTTCCAAAGGTTCATGGCCGATCTGCGCGCGACAATCGGTTCGGACGATTGGTCTTGGTTTGAGAATCACTGGCCGGTCTCCAAAGCGCGCGAGCCCGAGAATGCGCCGGAGTGA